The following are from one region of the Brienomyrus brachyistius isolate T26 chromosome 13, BBRACH_0.4, whole genome shotgun sequence genome:
- the c13h11orf16 gene encoding uncharacterized protein C11orf16 homolog, producing MPVSAQSLSCHSALPLLMGLRQNVTFAIDTSEGMYSVLRAAKDLLVQTLAAKATLRDSLFNLIGYSHKVTKWRSHMVTCCPDLACEAQGWIHALCCTPGRNLLAALSEALADPACQVVHLLTNGLPDNPQELLREVPRMVKTRRVHIFYLSDKGFPDRRTREYLQCLSLSTGGGCHVLSLCSSGAVEVRHLYLKECCPTMSRATDVKYCSAAGAHNTPPSWEPHVCLSHLPRRWTSPVSTCHMYSCDLQRRCLSSPELATGSRVLAQRELDGFYYLGTIKDIVQGRRGVFLVEFDRPTCKGAPCESLSLQHASLTNIVPHVEAHQHCLRPGDKVLAPSDEQLSRYEPGSVLLGEELRNPLGARNMNSLQVLFWNGRQAMVPGDLAVWISPSLYERIVRELQWSPPGIPRRCFPGQCRHGDMCHPPWPSHNFSCSPGCPFPASPFSCPCRQWRPLPLSTCHVISLRDERDEMPWEDLERKVDFQLKELQEERKIPSSFYSHSSGGNSEASDGALKSSGVEMVSQATNTDLCLPQKPSSASPGRPQWKYWRRSQTEPQRKLSSVPVHSSLRKKTFNANRKSENGTESSTNHSSLFQPVPVSGRTRTTVKDAIGQSDIAECGFS from the exons ATGCCTGTTAGTGCACAATCACTCTCGTGCCATAGTGCCCTGCCTTTGTTAATGGGGCTGAGGCAGAACGTCACCTTCGCCATCGACACCTCAGAGGGCATGTACTCCGTGCTGCGCGCAGCCAAAGACCTCCTCGTTCAGACGCTGGCGGCCAAGGCAACACTCCGGGACTCTCTCTTCAACCTCATTGGCTACTCGCACAAG GTGACAAAGTGGCGTAGCCATATGGTCACCTGTTGTCCTGACTTGGCCTGTGAGGCACAGGGCTGGATCCATGCCCTATGCTGTACCCCGGGCAGGAATCTTCTGGCTGCTCTGTCGGAAGCCTTAGCTGACCCTGCCTGCCAGGTAGTCCACCTACTGACCAACGGCTTGCCGGATAACCCTCAGGAGCTTTTGCGAGAAGTTCCTCGCATGGTGAAAACTCGTCGGGTGCACATCTTTTATCTGTCCGATAAGGGCTTTCCAGACCGCAGGACACGGGAGTATctgcagtgtctctctctctccaccggGGGGGGTTGTCATGTCCTCTCCCTCTGCTCTTCAGGTGCTGTAGAG GTAAGGCATCTGTACTTGAAAGAATGCTGTCCCACAATGTCGAGAGCCACTGATGTTAAGTACTGCAGTGCAGCTGGCGCTCATAAcacccccccgtcctgggagcCACACGTGTGTCTGTCTCACCTTCCCCGCAG GTGGACATCCCCGGTTTCTACTTGTCACATGTATTCCTGTGACCTGCAGAGGCGCTGCCTGAGCAGCCCAGAGTTAGCGACAGGGAGTCGTGTGCTAGCGCAGAGAGAGCTGGACGGATTTTACTACCTGGGCACGATAAAAGACATAGTACAG GGCAGAAGAGGCGTGTTCTTGGTTGAGTTTGACAGGCCGACATGCAAGGGAGCCCCGTGCGAGAGCCTGTCCCTACAGCATGCCAGTCTGACTAACATTGTCCCTCACGTGGAGGCGCACCAGCACTGCCTACGCCCCGGGGACAAGGTGCTGGCCCCCAGCGATGAGCAGCTCAGCCGATATGAACCGGGCAGCGTACTCCTTGGGGAGGAGCTCAGGAACCCGCTTGGTG CGAGAAATATGAATAGTCTCCAGGTGTTGTTCTGGAACGGACGGCAAGCCATGGTACCAGGGGATCTGGCAGTGTGGATTTCGCCTTCCCTGTACGAGCGGATTGTGAGAGAACTGCAGTGGTCCCCGCCAGGAATCCCAAGAAGGTGTTTCCCGGGACAGTGCCGCCATGGTGACATGTGTCACCCACCCTGGCCGTCTCACAACTTTAGCTGCAGCCCGGGTTGCCCCTTTCCTGCTTCCCCGTTCAGCTGCCCATGCAGGCAGTGGAGGCCTCTTCCCTTGTCCACGTGTCATGTGATCAGCCTCAGAGATGAACGAGACGAAATGCCCTGGGAGGACCTGGAGAGGAAGGTGGACTTCCAACTGAAGGAGCTTCAGGAGGAGAGGAAAATTCCTTCCTCCTTCTATTCACACTCATCTGGGGGCAACAGTGAAGCTTCAGATGGAGCTTTAAAGTCTTCTGGAGTGGAGATGGTGAGCCAGGCAACCAACACTGACCTGTGTCTCCCGCAAAAGCCAAGTTCAGCATCACCAGGACGACCTCAGTGGAAGTACTGGAGAAGAAGTCAGACTGAACCCCAGCGCAAACTGTCCAGTGTCCCTGTGCACA GTAGCCTGAGGAAGAAAACTTTCAATGCAAATCGAAAGTCCGAGAATGGAACGGAGAGCTCGACCAATCACAGCTCGCTTTTTCAACCAGTCCCAGTTTCTGGTCGAACAAGAACCACGGTAAAGGATGCGATAGGTCAGAGTGACATCGCAGAGTGCGGCTTCAGCTAG
- the LOC125705905 gene encoding transmembrane protein 9B-like isoform X1, with protein MDQTGTRTCFRLFLLACFLFIFATAPVTDAKNSEDIRCKCICPPYKDVLGQIYNQNVSLKDCNCLHVVEPMPVAGKDVEAYCLRCECKYEERSSGTIKVTIIIYLSVLGLLLLYMVYLTLLEPVLKRRLFGHSQLIQSDDDAGDQQPFANAHDVLSRSRARPNVLNKVEHAQQRWRRQVQEQRKSVFDRHVVLS; from the exons ATGGACCAGACAGGCACTAGGACCTGCTTTCGGTTGTTTTTACtggcctgtttcttgtttatttttgcAACAGCGCCAGTAACAGATGCTAAG AATTCTGAAGACATCCGATGTAAATGCATTTGTCCGCCGTACAAAGATGTCCTTGGACAAATCTACAACCAGAATGTCTCTCTGAAGGACTG TAATTGCTTGCATGTGGTGGAGCCCATGCCGGTGGCGGGGAAAGATGTGGAGGCCTATTGTTTGAGATGCGAGTGCAAGTATGAGGAAAGGAGTTCTGGCACGATTAAA GTCACCATCATCATTTACCTGTCCGTCCTGGGTCTGCTGCTCCTCTATATGGTGTATCTGACCCTGCTGGAGCCGGTTCTGAAGAGGCGGCTCTTTGGGCACTCGCAGCTCATTCAGAGCGACGACGATGCTGGG GACCAGCAGCCCTTCGCCAACGCCCACGATGTGCTGTCCCGCTCCCGGGCACGACCCAACGTGCTGAACAAGGTGGAGCACGCGCAGCAGCGCTGGAGGAGACAAGTACAGGAGCAGCGCAAGTCCGTCTTCGACCGGCACGTGGTGCTCAGCTAG
- the LOC125705905 gene encoding transmembrane protein 9B-like isoform X2 encodes MTFSNSEDIRCKCICPPYKDVLGQIYNQNVSLKDCNCLHVVEPMPVAGKDVEAYCLRCECKYEERSSGTIKVTIIIYLSVLGLLLLYMVYLTLLEPVLKRRLFGHSQLIQSDDDAGDQQPFANAHDVLSRSRARPNVLNKVEHAQQRWRRQVQEQRKSVFDRHVVLS; translated from the exons ATGACCTTCTCA AATTCTGAAGACATCCGATGTAAATGCATTTGTCCGCCGTACAAAGATGTCCTTGGACAAATCTACAACCAGAATGTCTCTCTGAAGGACTG TAATTGCTTGCATGTGGTGGAGCCCATGCCGGTGGCGGGGAAAGATGTGGAGGCCTATTGTTTGAGATGCGAGTGCAAGTATGAGGAAAGGAGTTCTGGCACGATTAAA GTCACCATCATCATTTACCTGTCCGTCCTGGGTCTGCTGCTCCTCTATATGGTGTATCTGACCCTGCTGGAGCCGGTTCTGAAGAGGCGGCTCTTTGGGCACTCGCAGCTCATTCAGAGCGACGACGATGCTGGG GACCAGCAGCCCTTCGCCAACGCCCACGATGTGCTGTCCCGCTCCCGGGCACGACCCAACGTGCTGAACAAGGTGGAGCACGCGCAGCAGCGCTGGAGGAGACAAGTACAGGAGCAGCGCAAGTCCGTCTTCGACCGGCACGTGGTGCTCAGCTAG